The Amphiura filiformis chromosome 8, Afil_fr2py, whole genome shotgun sequence genomic sequence ctcgtccttgcatcttctctaggtgttaggcggcttttatctGCACAATGGGCGCTCAAAACactaggttggtgctagcggctacccaaagatggccgaccaaatcctgaccatgacttggctcgttggattcgtctatactttaACAATAACATACCCTTTAGTTATGAACACCACTTTACATTATGATCACTTTTATTCGAAAAAGGTGAATTTGATTTACCTTCGTCGTGAACTTTCCAGAATTCTCTTCGAACCTCGTCAAGTAATGCATCATTACATTGCAAGATGTCTAAAAGGGCTCCAGGCCATCTGCCATCTTTTGACTTTTGTAGTCGACCCATGATCCATCTCACTGCCCTTATCTCTCCATCAGATGATTTCTTGGCAGTGAATTCACTTTTGTGCATCTTGAGGAAGTCTGGCATATGGATGGACAAGACTCGGATGATTGCTTCAGATGCAATCTCACGAAGCACTATCATCTTCAGATCAACAACCCTTTCCCAGATGTACATATGCTGAAGATCCACTGTTGATCAAGACAGACAAAGCCAATGAAATTTTACGAATCATTTGCGCTTGATTTTGATTTGAAAGTACTGGTAAGATTCGAACCATGACACTTGTAACATGTTTAAGGCTTTGGCACACCCTTCTTCTTCCCATCAGAGAATTgcaatttgcaaaacaaaattgttaaaagCACATCTTTTTCTATATGAGggttaattttcttttatttatgtAATGTACGTATTTTTCAGCCCCTAGGCTATAGTCTGTATTGCACTTTGATTCTTCTGAAAAAGCGCgttaaaattaaaatgtatatgtatagaCAATATTCAAGTACTTCAGATTTCCGGCCTCTGAGCTAACAAACATGTTTGAATATAGCGTTTACCTCACAAAGATGTAGGTAGCTTAGACAAATAAAGCATTAACGAAAATAGTCaggctgcaaactattgttttacCGGGTTAGatgatggttttgccagttataGTGTTTTTTTTCGCTGATTATTATTCCATATGTGGTACAAAATTAGATTAGGGTGGGTGTAGAATTGTCACACCTGGGCAATTCAAGatttcaaaggtcaaagtttacacgGGGGTCAAACTTAAAAACTGCGCGATTTTTTAACACCCATaccaaaatgttcctctgatcaTAATGATTCTTTTCGGAGTGATAAGCCAAAAGGTTAAAGGTTGAATTTGAAGAATCACTCAATAtaataaagaatagttataacCAACTGGGCCGACTCGTTACCTAGGTAAACATTCAAGGAGGCACCAGCAGTCGATCAGCATCAATATGACTCAATTAGCAATGACATATTTTGCCGTGTTACATAACAAGTCATTCTATGTGGTTCAAACTATTCTTGATCAGAGTTGTTGCAGGAAGAACCacttgagaccattttcatcacaattggagcatttttctaTTTTAAACCCTGTGGATTTCTTTATTTAACCTTCGATCCATTTGTTCCTAAACTCCACAACGATAAGTCGTAGATATGTGAgattatatattttctgaatccttatgacaagaggagtaatttgacattggtttggacaaaattgaagtttttaagtttgacccctgtataaactttgaccttggaaatctCGAACTGCCCAGGGGTAAATATTTTACACCTCTCGTAATCTGATTTTGTACCACCCATAGAACAATAATCAAcaaagaaaaacactttaactggcaaaaccaacctaccttggtctgccaccgaaagaaatgaaaataaagatAAAGTACAACTAAATGAAAGTCTTGTCCAAGGTGtaaaatatatttctattgaACATTACATGATGAAGCGAATGCTTCGCTCACATAATTCATATTCTAGGTCTATCGTTTCAGGAAGAGTATTTTGCCATTATTTAAATACTGGGCAATTTTAGTAAAGAAATGGAATGCTGAAGCTTTGACCTACCTGCAATTTCATCTGCCGATTTCTGAGGCTTTTGAGGAACTTTCGGTTGTTGGACTGAGAGAAAGAATACATATAGTATAAAATACTTTAGAAAATAGAATAAACTTCATCAGGTACAATTGATGTGTCGGAAGTAAGTTAGCGTATGAAGCAGAAAAGCAACGAGAAAACAATCCGTGTATTACTAACCGTCTTAAAAAATTATGGCAAAACGTGTAGTCGCTTTTAGTTCACTTACTGTATAACATTACTATGTATCATTAATATAAGTACCTATTTCCTCAGTCCTTGGTTGGTCTTCTTGTAGTTTCAAATGATCTTGGTATTCCTCATACAAGTACTGCACATAGTCAAACTGCTTCTGTGCCTGAAGAGCTTGCATGAGATGCTGCGGCCAAGAGGTTCTCAATTGAGCGAGTCTATCAAGAAAGTATTCAGCTCCAGCATGTTGGCCATGGTTGATGAACTGTTGACGTATTTCATCCTTATCGAGTCGTGAGATATCCACAAAGTGATCAAGGATGTCTTCAGTGATGATATTGATCAGTCTTTCTTTCACTTTCGGAACGTCCAAAATCGCCTTGAAACTGTCGAGCATCTGGAATTTTTCTATAGATTtacatcaaaaacatacaaaaatacttaagaaacattttacaatatacatttgttttaaaaatatattactaTTAAACCATTTACAATTTATATTATGTAACAATATACTATACTAACGCTTTACAGGCATGTTGTAAGGCATAAGTTCTTCTGTCTTGAACTTCACTACTTCGTGTTTCCTTTGTACAATTTCACGATCTGGTTTTCTGTAGACAGTACGCGATGGGACGAGTGACCTTGACGAAATTAGATCTAAAGGAAAAAGAAATATCAATACATACTTTAACATATAATGATGtatcttcaagtttgacgtcattaacatctgtgacgtcatcggaagtgtcctagtactacatcactagcaacaacaatcttcagagcaataacatccgctgaagacgccggttgacccggtgaaagcgctccggcgcgtgtaccaaatttgagtagcgtagaagtataaatatGCTTTCTATATACTTTAACATATTTAACCATGGGTGTCAACCCCAAAATGGCCCATTgattgttcttttcagccactatTTGACAATTCTGGccgaatgcccccccccccggattggcgctaatgattCGAATATAATTTTTCCTACATTCAATccatttgaagtaaaaaattaaaatgtctaTGTACTAATCTATTATTATCTAAAATTACTAATCATTACTTTGATACCTACCGGTCGCACTCTGTTGTTCCGATGCGGACACAGCCGAAATGGACGCAAACCATTTCTCTTGCAAGAGCTTGTCCCGTGCATCAGTAATCATCGGTACCAATGAGGGCGCTTCTTGTTGGAGTCCAGCTAGAAACCCCTTGTGCCAGTCTGGTTTCTTTAACTGCGTGAGTTTAAACAAGAGCAGATCTACAGCTTTTCGGCGCCCTTCAAGTTTCTCTTTAGTTTCgatttcatcttcatcatcttcagatAACATAGACCCTTCACCCACCAAGTATAAAAGTAGTTGACTAGCTTTTATGCCGGCGGTGCGCCTTAGATCTTGGTGGGTGCGTTTCAAAACTGCACGCCAAAGCAGGGTCAAATCAGGAACACCTGAAGAAtgaatgttaaaaactatatattGCACAAATAATTATTTCTTTAGTAGtgtaattaaatcatattggaaatatatcgATATATGTATAGCCGTCATTTGTATATAGAAAAAATaactgtcgttttatcttttctgtttcgggagctctattgttcagaaacgaaaacgcaagggctTAAGtgggatggtgtgtaagttgacttcattgttacatttggggcatcatgcttctcatttcaagaggtaataataggagctgtcaatcacacttatgtctgtcaaaggttggataagtcaattttATGCAACACTGGCGCCTCAAGTaggcaatcttactcatgtccCTCATTACactaggcaggataggcctacatcaggtccgaacgcaaatttggtgtcattatggtctATATTagtgtgacatttaaaaaaaaggacccctgtctcttctcctctcgctttcttctctttatagtctgtctgtctccccccctccccaactctcacctgtgccatcttttgaattatgtggatgttgtatttcctttaccttctccccctctcactgttttagcagtaggcctatgatcaacgtggaaaaattaaaataacggaacaaaactcctccctgctctgctcgccctccccctccctcccctccctcccctccctcccctctccctcccctctcctctcctctcctctcctctcctctcctctcctctcctctcctctcctctcctcatcCACACTCTCTAcacaatatacatttaaaatagatttgagtctggcaattttgcctgaagcaattatcagattaccaattccaatgaaaggaATCctaattagtttcacttcaacgcacttctctggtgttgcatattaccaagtgtTAAGGTGTATTTgagacgaaaataattccccgtttaatctctacataatcataatatgaccgatttttgcgcgattgcacgaacaagtatacgtaattcttggcaacactgattactattgattaatgtatattaatgtatatttctacgctgggctattttcacgagctactcccgcctaggctggagtacctatacacccaacgcaagtcaattgaagccgtacaatttatcgcgaatttacgaccgtaaaatttagacacttcttttgtctagattagcatcaaccctctcatgtcaagtttttcatgtcagaaattagcataactcccgaaaccgaaacagaagttatcttcgctCAACTTTTCtttagtcaacaaaagactagaataaaaggattgttcacacgtaccatgctaacacttcaaaataacaatgagatccgaaaccgaaaccggaaaccgaaacagaaacatAAAAGATAAAACGAAGGTAAGTATACGTGGAATTTTCTTACCAAATTGATATGATGGGTCATCTTGATGAGTCTGAaaggagaaaaaagaaaacaCAAGATTTATGATTAAAGTGATGATTAAAAAGAAAAGTGATGATTAAAAAGAAAAGTGATGATTAAAAAGAAAAGTGTTGATTAAAAAGAAAAGTGATGATTAAAAAGAAAAGTGATGATTAAAAAGAAAAGTGAtgattaaaaaagaaaaacataacattttATGATTAAAGTGATTTTCTACACCCTGAATGTTACCAAAATGCATAATTTCATTATCAGAGTCACTGGTCACTCATACCTTACCTTGCATTTGGGATAAATTGAGCTAAGTTATAACTTCTGGATTTGttttttcattaattaatttgacAATTCAATCAGAACCATAGCCCAAAAATCAGGAAATGCTTACTTGATGTCCTTCATCCATCAGCATCGACTCAATGCCTTTTGCCAAGTCATCGTTGCCAATGATGCCTGGATGTTTCAGTACAGTCATCACCTCTTGAATTGTCAGCTTGTGTCCATTACGTCTACGAGTAGCACATACCTCCTGAAATACGCAAAAGATTTGCCATTAGTTGACTACAAAGATCCTGTTTTATTACGCATTTTAATGTCAAGCTTTGTCTTCATTACAATGTAACTTACATCATAGCTCATCATATTTCTGCCTCTTGAAATCACTTACTCTAAGTATTTCGTCAGTAATCGAATGATCCTTGGTAGTTGTACAAAATCGGACGAGCTGCTGGAATCTGTTCTTGGAAATAGCCCATATATCTGCAAGCATCCGATAGTCGGTTCCTAGTGGATGGGTTTCATCAAGTACTGCATATATTCTTTGTTGCAGCTCCAGCGGTATCCACTCCCAACCACTACGTCCGCCAAGTTCAGTGATAAACATCATATCGACACCCTTAAATTCAAAATGAGTGAATAGTTCATTTACTTCTTAGATACGAGTAAGATTCCAAAACATTGAACTAGAatttaagagttttaacaattaaGAAAAACATGATACATAATATCAAAGCTCACTTGGCAAATGACGTCGATCATGTTGTCAGCATGAGTCTGTCGTGAATGATACACCGTACCGTTTCCTTCTTCAGCCTTGCGCAAATCATCTGACTCATAGTACAGAATCTTCTCCAGATTGCACTCAGTTTTCATTGACTTGGGGCTAAGAAACTTCCACTTGACAACTGTTCCTGGTGAACACTGACGGAGATACAGCTTTATGGATCGCTGCAACCTAAAATGAAGTATCCTAAATGTTATTGTTTGAAATCGATTACCTTTTAAAGTAAATTTATTATGAGCTAAGACTAAGTTTTATTTTGATGGAGATCAAGATAAATTTAATGTTAGCAACATTTGTTACATACGATTGTAGTTGAGAATGAGCTTTAGTTCTCTCGTGCTGATTCTTGCACATAACAGTAACATTTATGGCTCTCCCCATGTCTGTCTTCTGTACCATTCCTTCAACTGGAGAAATGAACTTGATGGCGGAATTTGAGTAGTTAGCTTTCACGGTTCCGTGCGTGTCAGGATAACATTCCAGCATATGAAGATGAATGTGCGGGAAGAGATCTGGTGAGAACATATCTGACTCATCAGCACACTCGACGCGAATACCAAACATCTGTGCATTATCGCTCTTCTCTATCAGAATCGGAGGCAAAGTTGGTGGTAGTTTGGATGGAATCAAATAGCTCCCATCATCGGTGATGAAGAGGAGCTTTAGGTGTACCAGAAGCAACACAGTAAGATCAAAGTCAAGCCCTTTGCCAGTTACCAGGAATTCCCGTAATTCGTCTTCGCTGTACAGAGGTTTGTCTGGTAGCTTCTGAAACTGTGCTGGAAACTCATCACCCGCTAACACTTTAGCGATGACGTTGGAGCAAAGCCATTGGATGTTCATAATGACCATCGCCTCGCAAGCATCATCACTCTCATCGTTTGCTACGTAGATCTGATTAAAAAAGGAAGTTTGTTTTTCATCAGCGATACAATTTGCTCAACGCTTGCTACATACGCAACTATTATGACTACTCATCATGCAATGTTGTTCATCAAACGATGCGTATACCGTACGTTCGTTTAATAACTTTAAcataaaacaacatttattttcattttagacttttttatagtctatattttcttcatttcagcttaatttagcagttgtcatggttgtgtgcaaattcctattactatttactataaaacatgattttaaacatttgtatattacttttctctgagggcttgcagcataattgatattattttattttccttggtatgggtttgtggctagtagtcaggtgatgatgatatgatgatgatgatgacgacgacgacgacgacgacgacgacgacgacgacgatgatgatgataatgatgacgatgacgacgacgatgacgatgatgatgatgatgatgatgatgatgatgatgatgaacaaatcaaatcaaatcaaagatgataatgatgacgatgacgatgatgatgatgatgatgatgatgatgatgatgattaatacacaaacgaaaagaggaacaaacatgcctagcatgtaattctattttaacatggaaaatttgacctcttatctactcgcaaactgagattatgcatatcttatctcttcaataaacattgtaaaagtcgatttggccttggcacgggcccttgctgtaaatatgtcacatgttgttcggattataaagacacagtttgttgaccctataatgtttgtgcactcataaattgacctctgaatgtattgggtataaatgcatgtccttctataacaacaggttaattttcttgttgaatggaggcctcgaggtcactgaactgtgtatttggagatgatgtattttttgggtcatagcacacgtgttaagcaaaaacatatactgtgactgataccatagaaacgtgctctttgtttaaacattgcaagtaacatgagtggcaaacattaatgtttcatattgtacaaacccccccccaaagcaatgttggagccaatactagaccaattgtccgttcttgtctcagtatcaaaacaacattgactggtgggtgcgggagggggtgagaatttcatacaaaattaaatccctcatcactgccatcatcgtcaccatcacgactctaataatcatctgacatcagttgtattatccatcatcatcatcatcatcatcatcatcatcatcatcatcatcatcatcatcatcatcatcgtcatcgtcatcattatcatcatcatcgtcgtcgtcgtcgtcgtcgtcatcatcatcatatcatcatcattacctgactactagccacaaacccataccaaggaaaataaaatatcaattttgctgcaagccctcagagaaaagtaatatacaaatgtttaaaatcatgttttattacaacgtatctgatagtaataggaatttgcacacaaccatgacaactgctaaattaagctgaaatgaagaaaatatagactataaaaaagtctaaaatgaaaataaatgttgttattacagtttgcatatctgaagtcagctgataatacatactaagctagctgaatattaagcatgttatcatacttatcaaaaggcttatcaccaagccctagtatttcataattatagcagaagacatcattgaccaaacacattgtaaaatattatttcgatcaacaaaaatctgaaatttattctgtagaagtaaatactaaggaaaaataaaatatcgggatcaaaataaaaaaaggtagcatgtagtattcgaacccgttcggttaacttttccgttgaattggtacgcgctctaccaattgaggtattttaaatctcagaaagaaagaaagaaagaaagaaagatggaaagaaagaaagaaagaaagaaagaagttgaggtaaaaaagcttttaaacatatcgtacagaagaggataggaaaagtaatattattaaaagatagcgctacagaagattcgaactcatggctatcattataacctttagttcacaagtcacagcctctaccgctgcaacacgagaacctctctgaaaatttaatcgatttataatgtatattaagttattcaatgtacgtatggtccgtggcggcgtgatagaaaactcaactgaaacgtatcaaacagacataatttcatcggtttac encodes the following:
- the LOC140159602 gene encoding uncharacterized protein; this encodes MADKLLNVTLLFFYHQSGQTALHLAADYGHTDTCEILLKYNVNVNAVSMHGDTALHLATRRRDAFDLCIYLIENGANVSAQNLNGQKPLFMMSISERDVYDSVHKAIQKAKYKDLMQTGSTPVQIVKLFVCGAPSAGKTTLKNSLTKDLQDNESESVNNLQELPYNPTAGIDISKSSIKGVGIFRIWDLAGHVEYHISHAMFLGAENSIFIVMYNLVKNLHLQDLHYWLCFLKSGHSATQRTKPKVIIVASHMDQVKDKKTGHRVAQLNQSKMRRLFQESLDIVDSVITVNACNATEQGYEILKDILKQMAVDILGTRMLPLICQNILDQSRRWYMPSYPVLPWSFFCERVKEIAGKQVRDIENLIEEDTIGTAAAYLHDMGEIYVANDESDDACEAMVIMNIQWLCSNVIAKVLAGDEFPAQFQKLPDKPLYSEDELREFLVTGKGLDFDLTVLLLVHLKLLFITDDGSYLIPSKLPPTLPPILIEKSDNAQMFGIRVECADESDMFSPDLFPHIHLHMLECYPDTHGTVKANYSNSAIKFISPVEGMVQKTDMGRAINVTVMCKNQHERTKAHSQLQSLQRSIKLYLRQCSPGTVVKWKFLSPKSMKTECNLEKILYYESDDLRKAEEGNGTVYHSRQTHADNMIDVICQGVDMMFITELGGRSGWEWIPLELQQRIYAVLDETHPLGTDYRMLADIWAISKNRFQQLVRFCTTTKDHSITDEILREVCATRRRNGHKLTIQEVMTVLKHPGIIGNDDLAKGIESMLMDEGHQTHQDDPSYQFGVPDLTLLWRAVLKRTHQDLRRTAGIKASQLLLYLVGEGSMLSEDDEDEIETKEKLEGRRKAVDLLLFKLTQLKKPDWHKGFLAGLQQEAPSLVPMITDARDKLLQEKWFASISAVSASEQQSATDLISSRSLVPSRTVYRKPDREIVQRKHEVVKFKTEELMPYNMPVKQKFQMLDSFKAILDVPKVKERLINIITEDILDHFVDISRLDKDEIRQQFINHGQHAGAEYFLDRLAQLRTSWPQHLMQALQAQKQFDYVQYLYEEYQDHLKLQEDQPRTEEIVQQPKVPQKPQKSADEIAVDLQHMYIWERVVDLKMIVLREIASEAIIRVLSIHMPDFLKMHKSEFTAKKSSDGEIRAVRWIMGRLQKSKDGRWPGALLDILQCNDALLDEVRREFWKVHDEGCPCKASSQRPDDVN